In Triticum urartu cultivar G1812 chromosome 6, Tu2.1, whole genome shotgun sequence, the following proteins share a genomic window:
- the LOC125515849 gene encoding putative pentatricopeptide repeat-containing protein At1g19290 codes for MLQRCHLLRPVSSPLRRRRPIHSSAPPQADGEVGAATDPTLLGRLTRLLLLHRFPAVSRLLSSSPLTHALLHAALRRVRLDPDAALHLFRLAPYRPSLLAHAQLLHILAHARRLPAARALVASLLSARSSSAAPSLFPHLAEVYKDFSFSAASFDLLLRAHADAGQLTDALHVFDEMGKFGCRRTLRSCNRLLNQLVQAGDVGTAVAVFEQMRCDGTLPDEFTVAIMAKAYCRDGRVAQAVDFVQDTERMGVEVNLVAYHAVMDGYCGVGQAEAARRILLSLESKGLSPNVVTYTLLVKGYCKEGRVEEAERVVREMKENEKIVVDEVAYGAVINGYCQRGRMEDANRVRAEMIDVGLQVNLFVYNTLINGYCKLGRMFEVEKLLQEMEDRGVSLDKYSYNTLVDGYCRNGSMNKAFATCDMMVRNGFAGTTLTYNTLLNGFCSRGAIDDALKLWFLMLKRGVVPNEISCSTLLDGFFKAGKTEKALNLWKETLARGLGRNVVTVNTVINGLCKIRRMVEAEELFGRMKEWRCPADSLTYRTLIDGYCKIGNLDRATQIRVDMEHLGFAPSVEMFNSFITGFFVARQSGKVNDIVVEMTAKGLSPNTVTYGALIAGWCKEGNLHDAYNLYFEMVEKGLTPNLFICSALVSCFYRQGKVDEANLVLQQLVDTDMIPDCSASTVDIGKVAHVIESLAGGNDQSAKIMWNIVIFGLCKLGRVSDARNLFEDLKVKGFVPDNYTYSSLIHGCSASGFIDVAFGLRDAMLGVGLTPNIVTYNSLIYGLCKSGNVPRAVSLFNKLHSKGMSPTAITYNILIDGHCKDGNTTEAFKLKQKMIEHGIQPTVFTYSILIHGLCTQGYMEEAIKLLDQMIENNVDPNYVTYWTLIQGYVRCGNMKEISKLYNEMHIRGLLPEANFTGHVKHADPVVICKQPECKYSQC; via the coding sequence ATGCTCCAGAGATGCCACTTACTCCGACCTGTTTCCTCccccctccgccgccgccgccccatcCACTCCTCCGCTCCGCCCCAAGCCGACGGCGAGGTCGGCGCCGCGACCGACCCAACTCTACTGGGCCGTCTcactcgcctcctcctcctccaccgctTCCCCGCCGTCTCccgcctcctctcctcctccccgcTCACACACGCCCTCCTCCacgccgccctccgccgcgtcCGCCTCGACCCGGACGCCGCCCTCCACCTCTTCCGCCTTGCTCCGTACCGCCCCTCCCTCCtcgcccacgcccagctccttCACATCCTCGCCCACGCCCGCCGCCTGCCCGCCGCGCGCGCCCTCGTCGCCTCGCTCCTCTCCGCCCGCTCCAGCTCCGCAGCCCCATCCCTCTTCCCCCACCTCGCCGAGGTGTACAAAGACTTCtccttctccgccgcctccttCGACCTGCTCCTCCGAGCCCATGCAGACGCTGGCCAGCTTACCGACGCCCTCCACGTGTTCGATGAAATGGGGAAGTTCGGGTGCCGCCGCACCCTGCGGTCCTGCAACCGCCTGCTCAACCAGCTTGTACAGGCTGGGGATGTGGGCACCGCGGTGGCTGTGTTTGAGCAGATGCGGTGTGATGGTACACTGCCGGACGAGTTCACGGTGGCCATCATGGCAAAGGCGTACTGCAGGGATGGGAGGGTGGCACAAGCAGTGGATTTCGTGCAGGACACGGAGAGGATGGGTGTGGAGGTGAACCTTGTGGCATATCATGCGGTTATGGATGGGTATTGTGGAGTAGGACAGGCCGAGGCTGCGAGAAGGATTTTGCTATCACTGGAGAGTAAGGGTCTGTCACCGAATGTTGTGACATATACCTTACTTGTAAAGGGTTACTGTAAGGAGGGgagggtggaggaggctgagagGGTGGTAAGGGAAATGAAAGAAAATGAGAAGATTGTGGTTGACGAGGTAGCCTATGGTGCGGTGATCAATGGCTATTGCCAAAGGGGAAGAATGGAAGATGCCAACAGGGTAAGAGCTGAGATGATTGATGTCGGACTGCAGGTTAATTTGTTTGTGTACAACACACTGATCAATGGATATTGCAAGTTGGGGAGGATGTTTGAAGTAGAGAaacttttacaggagatggaggACAGAGGGGTGAGTCTGGATAAATACAGTTACAATACTCTAGTAGATGGGTATTGCAGAAATGGTTCCATGAACAAGGCATTTGCAACCTGTGATATGATGGTAAGGAATGGGTTCGCAGGAACAACACTAACATATAACACGCTATTGAATGGTTTTTGCTCACGTGGTGCTATTGATGATGCACTCAAATTGTGGTTCTTGATGTTGAAGAGAGGAGTAGTGCCTAATGAAATTAGCTGTAGCACACTGCTGGATGGTTTCTTCAAAGCAGGTAAAACCGAGAAGGCCTTGAACCTTTGGAAGGAAACCTTAGCAAGGGGTTTGGGAAGAAACGTGGTTACAGTTAACACAGTTATCAATGGGCTGTGTAAGATTAGGAGGATGGTTGAAGCAGAGGAGCTATTTGGTAGGATGAAGGAATGGAGATGTCCTGCTGACAGCTTGACTTACAGAACACTAATTGATGGTTACTGTAAAATAGGTAACCTGGATAGAGCTACTCAAATTAGGGTTGACATGGAACATTTAGGCTTTGCTCCTTCAGTTGAAATGTTCAATTCTTTCATAACCGGATTCTTTGTAGCTaggcaaagtggcaaggtgaatgaTATCGTTGTTGAAATGACTGCAAAGGGTCTTTCTCCTAATACAGTCACTTATGGAGCCCTGATAGCTGGATGGTGTAAAGAAGGCAATCTGCATGATGCCTACAATTTGTATTTTGAAATGGTCGAGAAAGGTCTGACTCCTAATCTCTTCATCTGCAGTGCTTTAGTGAGCTGTTTCTATAGACAGGGAAAGGTTGATGAGGCAAATTTGGTGTTGCAACAACTTGTCGATACTGACATGATTCCAGACTGCAGTGCAAGTACGGTTGATATTGGTAAAGTAGCACATGTCATTGAATCTCTTGCTGGTGGAAATGATCAGTCTGCAAAAATTATGTGGAACATTGTTATTTTTGGGCTGTGCAAATTGGGTAGAGTTTCAGATGCTAGAAATTTGTTTGAGGATCTGAAAGTAAAGGGATTCGTTCCTGATAACTACACTTATTCTAGCCTCATTCATGGTTGCTCTGCCTCAGGTTTTATTGATGTAGCTTTTGGTTTGAGGGATGCGATGTTGGGCGTTGGTCTTACTCCAAATATCGTAACATACAATTCTCTCATCTATGGCCTCTGCAAATCTGGGAATGTTCCAAGGGCAGTTAGTCTTTTCAATAAGTTGCACTCAAAGGGCATGTCTCCTACTGCTATCACCTATAATATCCTGATTGATGGACATTGCAAGGATGGTAATACAACTGAAGCCTTCAAGTTAAAACAAAAGATGATAGAGCATGGTATTCAGCCTACTGTATTCACCTATTCTATACTGATCCATGGTCTCTGTACTCAAGGGTATATGGAAGAAGCAATCAAGCTTTTGGATCAAATGATTGAGAATAATGTGGATCCAAATTACGTTACATATTGGACACTGATTCAAGGTTATGTTCGATGTGGTAATATGAAAGAGATTTCCAAGCTTTACAATGAGATGCATATCCGTGGACTTCTGCCTGAAGCCAATTTTACTGGGCATGTAAAACATGCAGATCCAGTTGTAATTTGTAAACAGCCAGAATGTAAATATAGTCAGTGCTAA